A window of the Lolium perenne isolate Kyuss_39 chromosome 7, Kyuss_2.0, whole genome shotgun sequence genome harbors these coding sequences:
- the LOC127318044 gene encoding uncharacterized protein: protein MVVVGGGGGGNAWAKEMTLRRRMASIFNKTREHFPSLKDYNDYLEEVEDMTFNLIEGFDVEAIEAKISRYQQENAEQIYLSRAKRAEDLAAALKASRTNPVKAGSSDTAAGSSQGISGGAGVQGQYAPAAVPGGLNQPRPTGNAPQPIGGALDPLQGYDEETMRLRAERGARAGGWTAELGKRRALEEAFNSIFI from the exons atggtggtggtggggggcggcggcggagggaacGCATGGGCGAAGGAGATGACCCTGCGCCGGAGGATGGCCAGCAT ATTCAACAAGACGCGGGAGCATTTCCCGTCGCTGAAAGATTACAACGACTACCTGGAGGAAGTCGAGGACATGA CATTTAACCTGATCGAAGGATTCGATGTCGAGGCGATTGAGGCTAAAATTTCTAGGTACCAGCAGGAAAATGCTGAGCAGATATATCTATCGCGGGCTAAAAGG GCTGAAGATCTCGCAGCGGCACTAAAAGCGAGCAGAACGAATCCTGTTAAAGCTGGTTCCAGTGATACG GCTGCTGGAAGCTCCCAGGGCATAAGTGGTGGGGCAGGAGTTCAAGGCCAGTATGCGCCTGCTGCCGTTCCAGGTGGGTTGAATCAGCCTCGTCCGACTGGCAACGCTCCACAACCAATTGGTGGTGCCTTAGATCCTCTACAAGGATATGATGAGGAGACCATGAGACTACGTGCGGAGAGAGGGGCACGAGCAGGTGGTTGGACTGCTGAGTTGGGTAAGCGAAGAGCATTAGAGGAGGCTTTTAACAGCATATTCATATAA